One region of Ictalurus furcatus strain D&B chromosome 17, Billie_1.0, whole genome shotgun sequence genomic DNA includes:
- the nrip1a gene encoding nuclear receptor-interacting protein 1: MTHGEETGPETHQDSAVLTYLEGLLMHRVAGAQSATATQQSEAEKGNEEQRNKETPGLTLPKHSAQQEQDKTTPQGGSTHHVKKARLLRSEVWTEHESQVRQMSMPSSELNGRKQEHCGGLNGALQCKGESTLLASLLQNFSTRLQNVALSQQIVQNLTPQKASSSGSNPNKEDKIPEHGHGSDGSGLRLAGNSTMQNNSSTQMYHHRQPSQERLSKSPGALQCSARSSSSESLHCTERLKAVASLINIRSSPAPSPKPSVACSQLALLLSSEAHLQQYSREHALKAQLAGRSASERLAAIATQQTQEKKQPTISQTNNDGLSSLQTKNGIPSQMPTSSSRQSQSLRTGQSRSVGSMRRTHPFRERRPFERHGRPSQNCSSLLLQLLNSHNTPQRLISQDHLKEDVSVFSSRGSPMFSDSEHSNSNSLPKDSSDAESTRSSCSPIDLSLKNKVNISTPLFSSSSPALDKVTESLKTRWTSESPTLKLPTEPKELHTCSEIKPHHKVTLLELLLDQKHIEKTNKAPDNPDLQPKILPKVSSASTSNHALFYPGQCKDTREPSPNCRMNTRSPKLLPTFSQGRDCNIRASPYSVYNSPHTQSVPLDLCKNKPLASGSSVKEGAFSASKLLQNLAQCGKQNAASSPTPKAPLPPVKRQAEEFRTSKSSTLLEKLAVPVQKNNTPHVKSVNSLVAESTQHNSEIENLLERRTVLQLLLGNKSQKEKAGNKRKGESRKQENHSKSHNALNRPSTDLAVKTEPLEDDMCDDEKVPNQWQNKLAESHRQSPHALNQGSIKQEPLPPVAVPRDGLLCHLLHQKPRNLKPNFLAHSNQGCIKEEPVDHHQGPTIPKKRKFSVKPEDHVKVTQQRMCNSSGSQKDDSDCSTSAIPESQESSHPSSPPHADSPPAKFPPCESLRNDNSGFNVLKQLLLSDNCLKELSQSRGTFNSLERPVQNGSTIKEPCNNGELQSFHQTLNQGKPPSATAGINRVESRSDVQQDSSRSKRDLTGFVNGDKTKDCHLDSPRLTKANPILYYMLQRSNAHLVRDRVELEAKSGPRRVQIKEKDESEAFDLKVHLQQNPHHNGTHSCDSPRLNGSLKKS, translated from the coding sequence ATGACTCATGGGGAAGAGACTGGCCCTGAGACACACCAGGATTCTGCTGTTCTAACATATCTGGAAGGCTTACTCATGCATCGGGTAGCAGGAGCACAAAGTGCCACAGCAACACAACAGAGTGAGGCTGAAAAAGGCAACGAGGAGCAGAGGAACAAAGAGACACCAGGGCTTACATTGCCAAAGCATAGCGCTCAGCAGGAACAGGACAAAACAACTCCCCAAGGAGGGTCAACACATCATGTGAAAAAAGCTCGGTTGCTTCGCTCTGAAGTCTGGACTGAACATGAGAGCCAAGTGCGACAAATGTCCATGCCTTCTTCTGAGCTCAATGGGAGAAAACAGGAACACTGTGGTGGCCTGAATGGTGCACTGCAGTGTAAAGGAGAGAGCACATTGCTTGCAAGTCTGCTTCAAAACTTCAGCACAAGGCTCCAAAATGTGGCCCTGTCACAGCAGATTGTACAAAACTTGACACCACAGAAGGCATCCAGTTCAGGCAGTAACCCCAATAAAGAGGACAAGATACCAGAGCATGGCCATGGATCTGATGGATCTGGTCTACGTTTGGCCGGAAACAGTACGATGCAGAACAATTCCAGCACTCAGATGTACCACCACCGACAACCCAGCCAGGAAAGGTTATCAAAGTCTCCAGGAGCATTACAGTGCAGTGCTCGGTCCTCCTCGTCAGAATCCCTTCATTGCACTGAGCGTCTAAAAGCTGTAGCCAGTCTAATAAATATCAGGTCGAGTCCGGCTCCTTCGCCAAAACCCAGTGTGGCCTGCAGTCAGCTGGCCTTGCTGCTTTCGAGTGAGGCTCACCTGCAGCAGTATTCCAGAGAACATGCACTTAAAGCTCAACTAGCTGGGCGATCTGCCAGTGAAAGGCTTGCAGCCATTGCCACACAGCAAACTCAAGAAAAGAAACAGCCTACAATATCTCAGACGAACAATGATGGACTAAGTTCCTTACAGACCAAAAACGGGATACCTTCTCAAATGCCAACAAGCTCTAGCAGACAAAGTCAAAGCCTACGTACAGGACAAAGTAGGTCAGTGGGTTCAATGCGGAGAACACATCCCTTCAGGGAGCGCAGACCTTTTGAAAGGCATGGCAGGCCATCACAGAACTGCAGCAGTCTGCTTCTTCAACTTCTCAACAGCCACAACACACCACAGAGACTTATTTCTCAGGATCACCTGAAGGAGGACGTCAGCGTCTTTTCAAGTCGAGGGTCTCCTATGTTCTCGGACAGCGAACACTCAAATTCCAACAGTCTACCGAAAGATAGCAGTGACGCTGAGAGTACTCGCTCCAGTTGCTCTCCTATCGACCTCTCTTTGAAGAACAAAGTGAACATCTCAACACCactcttttcttcatcttcacctGCACTAGACAAGGTCACAGAGTCTCTGAAAACCAGGTGGACATCAGAGAGTCCAACTTTAAAGTTACCTACAGAACCCAAAGAGTTACACACTTGTTCCGAGATTAAACCCCACCACAAGGTTACCCTTTTGGAATTGCTCCTTGATCAAAAACACATCGAGAAGACAAACAAAGCCCCTGATAATCCAGATTTGCAGCCTAAGATCCTACCTAAGGTCAGTAGTGCATCAACAAGTAATCACGCACTTTTTTATCCAGGCCAGTGTAAGGATACAAGAGAGCCTAGCCCTAACTGTAGAATGAATACCAGAAGTCCTAAATTACTGCCAACATTTTCCCAAGGCAGAGATTGTAACATCCGTGCATCTCCTTACAGTGTCTATAACTCTCCTCATACACAGTCAGTACCCTTGGATCTGTGTAAGAATAAACCACTTGCAAGTGGTTCAAGTGTCAAAGAAGGAGCTTTTAGTGCTAGTAAACTGTTACAAAATTTAGCTCAGTGCGGAAAACAAAATGCTGCCAGCTCCCCCACACCGAAAGCTCCTCTGCCTCCAGTCAAAAGACAAGCCGAAGAGTTTAGAACTTCAAAGTCTTCAACTTTGTTAGAAAAGCTTGCTGTACCAGTTCAGAAAAACAACACCCCTCATGTGAAATCGGTAAACTCTCTTGTGGCAGAGTCTACACAACATAATTCAGAGATTGAAAATCTCCTTGAGAGGCGTACAGTCCTACAGCTTCTTTTGGGGAATAAAtctcaaaaagaaaaagctggCAATAAGAGAAAGGGAGAATCCAGAAAGCAAGAAAATCATTCAAAATCCCACAATGCGTTGAACCGACCCTCAACAGATCTCGCAGTCAAAACCGAGCCTCTAGAAGATGACATGTGTGATGATGAAAAAGTACCAAATCAATGGCAAAACAAATTAGCAGAGTCACACAGGCAGAGTCCCCACGCTCTCAATCAGGGAAGTATAAAGCAAGAGCCACTTCCCCCAGTGGCTGTCCCTAGAGATGGTCTTCTTTGTCATCTCCTCCATCAGAAGCCCAGAAACCTAAAGCCAAACTTTTTAGCGCACTCAAATCAGGGATGCATTAAAGAGGAACCAGTGGATCATCACCAGGGACCAACCATCCCTAAGAAGAGGAAATTTTCAGTTAAACCAGAGGACCATGTTAAAGTGACCCAGCAGAGAATGTGTAATAGTTCTGGCAGCCAAAAGGATGATAGCGATTGCTCAACCTCTGCAATTCCAGAGTCTCAAGAATCAAGTCACCCATCCAGCCCACCGCATGCAGACAGTCCGCCAGCTAAGTTTCCACCGTGTGAATCGCTGCGTAACGACAATAGCGGATTCAATGTCCTGAAGCAGCTACTTCTTTCAGACAACTGTTTGAAGGAACTGTCTCAGTCAAGGGGTACATTTAATTCGCTGGAACGTCCAGTCCAAAATGGGAGTACAATCAAAGAACCATGTAACAACGGTGAGCTTCAAAGCTTTCACCAGACCTTGAACCAGGGCAAGCCACCTTCAGCAACAGCAGGAATAAACAGAGTAGAGTCTCGTTCCGATGTTCAGCAGGATTCGTCCAGGTCAAAACGTGACCTGACTGGTTTTGTGAACGGTGATAAAACAAAAGACTGCCACCTGGATTCTCCACGATTGACTAAAGCTAACCCTATTTTGTATTATATGCTCCAGAGGAGCAATGCACATTTGGTTAGGGACAGAGTGGAGCTTGAAGCCAAGTCAGGACCTCGCAGAGTGCAGATTAAAGAGAAAGATGAGTCTGAGGCCTTTGACCTCAAAGTACACTTACAACAAAACCCACATCACAACGGGACTCATAGCTGTGACTCACCACGGCTCAACGGGTCGCTCAAGAAGTCATGA
- the zgc:153372 gene encoding arsenite methyltransferase translates to MAALIHESVKSYYSSLESSDALQTSAACSAFSRPLSRSVQQALKHIHPEVCKRFFGCGLVAPEKLKGCWVLDLGSGSGRDCYVLSKLVGEDGRVTGIDMTEDLIQASRKYIGYHQERFGYAKPNTEFVHGYMEKLSDAGIQDNSLDVVISNCVICLCPDKRAVLSEAYKVLKVGGELYFSDMYASEVVPDSFKLDPVLWGEGMGGALYWHDFISIMKELGFSTPRLVAASRIEVHNPELRTKAGDIKYASGTYRAFKLPQQSIQSKALVTYKGTVPDCAEYFELDASSSFKVNVPVEVDAETAAILRHTRFTPDFIVQTKDEPDPSLVSARQYCHLSPFLLADRLGSCVKQCSKTGVAAGSRE, encoded by the exons ATGGCGGCTCTGATACATGAGAGTGTGAAG AGTTATTACAGCTCTCTGGAGTCGTCGGATGCTTTGCAGACGAGTGCTGCTTGTTCTGCTTTCTCCCGGCCGCTGTCTCGGAGCGTACAACAAGCCCTCAAACACATCCATCCAGAGGTCTGCAAAAG GTTCTTCGGCTGTGGTCTGGTGGCTCCGGAGAAGCTGAAAGGATGTTGGGTTCTGGATTTGGGAAGCGGTTCGGGTCGGGACTGCTACGTCCTCAGCAAACTGGTGGGAGAAGATGGACGTGTCACTGGCATTGACATGACTGAGGATCTG atacaaGCATCAAGGAAGTACATCGGATACCACCAGGAGCGTTTTGGCTATGCCAAGCCGAACACTGAGTTTGTTCATGGATATATGGAGAAGCTCAGTGATGCCGGGATACAGGACAACTCTCTGGACGTAGTcat ATCGAACTGTGTGATTTGTCTTTGTCCAGACAAGAGGGCCGTTCTAAGTGAAGCTTACAAAGTACTCAAG GTCGGGGGTGAACTTTACTTCAGTGATATGTATGCGAGCGAGGTGGTCCCCGACTCGTTCAAACTGGATCCAGTGCTTTGGG GTGAAGGAATGGGCGGCGCCCTCTACTGGCATGATTTCATCTCCATCATGAAGGAACTGGGCTTCAGCACGCCTCGTCTGGTCGCAGCTAGTCGTATTGAAGTACACAACCCAGAGCTCCGAACGAAAGCAG gTGATATTAAATATGCCTCAGGGACCTACCGTGCCTTTAAATTGCCCCAACAGTCCATTCAAAGCAAAGCACTGGTCACGTACAAGGGGACGGTTCCGGACTGTGCCGAGTATTTTGAGCTCGACGCCTCGAGCTCCTTTAAG GTAAATGTGCCCGTAGAGGTGGATGCAGAGACGGCAGCTATCCTCCGGCACACACGTTTCACGCCAGACTTCATCGTCCAGACGAAAGACGAGCCTGATCCTAGCCTCGTTTCCGCTCGGCAG